In the Azospirillum humicireducens genome, GCTGCCAGAGGAGAGCCGGGACCAGCGACCCGAGGCTCCCGCCCAGATAGTAGAAGAACAGGTAGCCGCCGCTGGCCCGCGCGCCGGAGGCGCCGCCGCACAGGCTCAGCGCATGGGCCAGCACCGCCTGGACGAAGAAGACCGCGGTGCTGAAGACGACAAGGCCGGCGACGACCGGCAGCGCCGACCCGGCCAGCGTCATCAGCAGGCCGATCCAGGACAGCAGGGCCGCCGCCGCGACGGTCCGGCCATGGCCGATCCGGGAGACGACCCGCCGCGTTCCGTGCAGGAAGACCAGCGAGGGCAGAAAGACCAGATACAGGCTGCCGAGCATGGCGGTGCTCCAGCCGAAGGGCGGCTCCGCCAGCCGGAAGGCGATGAAGGTGAAGACCGCGATCTGCGAGAAGAGCAGGGCGAAGCCGCCGGCATAGACCGCCGGCAGGCTCCAGGCGCCATAGCCGCGGCGGCGGCTCCGCTCATCGCCGGCGGGCTGCCGGGCCGGTCCGCTCCCCTTGAAGGCCAGGGCCAGCGCCAGCAGCAGGGCGATTCCATGCAGCAGCGCCATCGCCAGAAAGGCCGCCGACCAGCCGAAGGACGGGATCAGCGACGCCGGCAGCAGGCGCCCGACAATGCCGCCGCACACCGTGCCCATCACATAGGTCGCCGACATGCCGAGCGCCGTGCGGGTGGACGGCTGCCGCTCGATGCCGGCGAGAAGGGCGGACAGCACCATCGGCATGGCGGCGCCCTGCATCGCGCGCAGGACGAGCAGCTCCGCGAAACCGCCGGCCACCGCCAGCCCGGCGTCCAGCAGTCCGAGCAGCGTCAGCCCGACGACCAGGGCGCGGCGCAGGCCCAACTGCTGCACCAGCAGCCCGGCCAGCGGCGAGGCCAGGGCAAGCCCCAGCGTCGTCGCCGTCAGCAGCGCGGCGCATTGCTGCACCGACAGCCCGTGCAGCCTCTGCAACTCCCCGCCCAGCGACTGGGTGAGATAGAGGCTGCTGAAGCCGGTCATGGCGCAGACCAGCATCGCGCAATGGTCGCGCCAGGGCGCTGCCGCCGTCGCGGCGGTGGCGCCGGGGCGGTCTGTCTCGTCGGAAATGGCGGTCATGCCGGCAAGCTAGACACGCGGCGGCGGCCGTGTGAAATACTGCCTTCGATCGCTGTGATACGAGACTTGGATCAGTGGGGCGGTTGCGATGGATTTCCGTCAGATTTCCTGCTTCGTCGCCGTCGCCGAGGAGCTGCATTTCGGCCGTGCCGCCGCCCGGCTGAACCTGTCGCAGCCGCCGCTGAGCCAGCAGATCAAGGGGCTGGAGGACCGGCTGCGCGTCCGGCTGTTCGAGCGCAACCGGCGCAGCGTGCGGCTGACCCCGGCGGGGGAGGCCTTCCTGCCCTATGCCCATCAGGTGCTGAACGCCGCGGCGGCCGGCGCGGACGCCGCGCGCCGGGTGGCCGGCGGCGAGATCGGCGAGTTGCGCATCGGCTATTCCGCCTCGGCGCTCTATTCCGACGAGGTGCTGGCGACCATCGCCCGCTATCGCCGCCGCTATCCGGCGGTGGAGATCCGGCTGGTCGAGAACACCACCCGCACCTGCACCCGCGAGGTCGAGGCCGGACGGGTCGATCTGGCCATCGTGCGCGGCCCCCTGCCGGAGACTGCGGAGGGCTGGCCGGCCGACCGGCGGATCGTGGTGTCCTGCGAGAGGCTGCTGGTGGCTCTGCCGGCGGACCATGCGCTGGCCGGCCGCGACCGGCTGGCGCTGGCCGAACTGGGCGACGAGCGTTTCGTCATCATGGCGCGCCAGCTCGGCACCGCGCTCAACGATCTGCTCGACCGGCTGTTCGCCGCGGCAGGGCTGCGGCCGCGGATCGCGCTGGAGACGGCGGAAATGGCGTCGCTTCTGGGGCTGGTCGGGGCCGGCGCCGGCATCGCCATCGTGCCGGAGGCGGTTACAGGCCACCGTTCCGGCCACGTCGCCTTCCGTCCGCTGACCGACCGGAATGCCGAGGTGGAGCTGTTCCTGCTGTTGCCGCCGTTGCCCTCGCCGACCGCCGTCAGGCTGCGCGCCGAGATGATGGCGGATGGGGCCGGCTGAAGGGGCGCGTCATCGCCCCCCTCACCGCCCCCTCGGCTTCGCCCTGGCGGTCGGCTCGGCCTCCAGCGGGTTGTCGGGCCAGTAATGTTTCGGGTAC is a window encoding:
- a CDS encoding MFS transporter; the protein is MTAISDETDRPGATAATAAAPWRDHCAMLVCAMTGFSSLYLTQSLGGELQRLHGLSVQQCAALLTATTLGLALASPLAGLLVQQLGLRRALVVGLTLLGLLDAGLAVAGGFAELLVLRAMQGAAMPMVLSALLAGIERQPSTRTALGMSATYVMGTVCGGIVGRLLPASLIPSFGWSAAFLAMALLHGIALLLALALAFKGSGPARQPAGDERSRRRGYGAWSLPAVYAGGFALLFSQIAVFTFIAFRLAEPPFGWSTAMLGSLYLVFLPSLVFLHGTRRVVSRIGHGRTVAAAALLSWIGLLMTLAGSALPVVAGLVVFSTAVFFVQAVLAHALSLCGGASGARASGGYLFFYYLGGSLGSLVPALLWQRFGWAGCLALIALLQLAAAGLIRLANARARPAPASSATHNTLGEN
- a CDS encoding LysR family transcriptional regulator; this encodes MDFRQISCFVAVAEELHFGRAAARLNLSQPPLSQQIKGLEDRLRVRLFERNRRSVRLTPAGEAFLPYAHQVLNAAAAGADAARRVAGGEIGELRIGYSASALYSDEVLATIARYRRRYPAVEIRLVENTTRTCTREVEAGRVDLAIVRGPLPETAEGWPADRRIVVSCERLLVALPADHALAGRDRLALAELGDERFVIMARQLGTALNDLLDRLFAAAGLRPRIALETAEMASLLGLVGAGAGIAIVPEAVTGHRSGHVAFRPLTDRNAEVELFLLLPPLPSPTAVRLRAEMMADGAG